From one Nitrospinota bacterium genomic stretch:
- the tadA gene encoding Flp pilus assembly complex ATPase component TadA: MTSENKADVKKKKKPLGQRLLEAGLISEAQLNLALREQKRLGIYLGDALESLGFITQDVIAAVLAEETHAEIVNVKGSVIDPDVIKLVPYDIAKKYQILPLSREGNTLTIAMVDTLNVMAIDAVEQASGLVVDVVTSPEQEIMEALERHYAQGGSIEETMDQILKKGALSVGEDAGEEAHMIRLVDQIVALAVKNRATDIHVEPDEKIVRIRMRVDGVMRQDVLMPKPLQSAITARLKIMGGLNVTERRIPQDGRINFMMGLRKIDLRISTLPTNHGENIVIRVLDKENVNLSLPSLGFGKHDEETFTAALNLPHGIILVTGPTGSGKTSSLYAGLGLVNAIEKSVFTLEDPIEYQLPIIRQTHVQPDVGMTFAAGLRALLRQDPDVIMVGEIRDQETAELAVRAALTGHLVLSTLHTNDAAGAVPRLIDMGTEPYLLASALSCVVGQRLVRKICPECKKLVEKPEKLLFGLDIKLPDNVPHTFYKGEGCKNCSGTGYRGRVGIYEVMHITEDFHNMIVSKAGASEIRAMASELGMKTMLEDGVHKAIEGLTTVEEVLRVVK, from the coding sequence ATGACTTCCGAAAACAAAGCGGATGTGAAGAAAAAAAAGAAACCGCTGGGCCAGCGGCTTCTGGAAGCCGGACTCATTTCCGAAGCCCAGTTAAACCTCGCCCTTCGAGAACAGAAGCGTCTCGGGATATATCTTGGCGACGCTCTTGAAAGCCTCGGTTTCATAACCCAGGACGTCATCGCCGCGGTGCTCGCGGAAGAGACACACGCGGAGATAGTCAACGTCAAGGGGAGCGTGATAGACCCGGACGTGATAAAGCTTGTCCCCTACGATATCGCGAAAAAATACCAGATACTCCCGTTAAGCCGCGAAGGCAACACTCTTACCATCGCCATGGTGGACACGCTCAACGTGATGGCCATAGACGCGGTGGAGCAGGCCTCCGGGCTAGTTGTGGACGTGGTCACCTCTCCCGAGCAGGAGATAATGGAGGCTCTGGAGAGGCATTATGCCCAGGGGGGATCCATCGAAGAAACGATGGACCAGATATTGAAGAAAGGCGCCCTTTCGGTGGGCGAGGATGCCGGGGAAGAGGCCCACATGATCCGCCTTGTGGACCAGATCGTGGCGTTGGCGGTGAAAAACCGGGCGACGGACATTCACGTGGAGCCGGACGAGAAGATCGTTCGGATCCGGATGCGGGTGGACGGGGTGATGCGCCAGGACGTTCTGATGCCAAAGCCTCTGCAGTCGGCCATCACGGCGCGGCTGAAAATCATGGGCGGATTGAACGTGACGGAGCGGCGCATCCCCCAGGACGGGCGTATCAACTTCATGATGGGGCTGCGGAAAATAGACCTTCGTATCTCCACCCTTCCCACAAACCACGGGGAGAACATTGTCATCAGGGTGTTGGACAAGGAAAACGTCAATCTTTCCCTCCCCTCGCTTGGCTTTGGCAAACATGACGAGGAGACATTCACCGCGGCGCTCAACCTGCCGCACGGGATAATACTGGTGACCGGGCCGACAGGTTCCGGTAAAACAAGCTCGCTGTACGCCGGATTGGGTCTGGTCAACGCGATAGAGAAAAGCGTGTTCACCCTGGAAGATCCGATTGAATATCAATTGCCTATCATCCGCCAGACCCATGTGCAGCCCGATGTCGGCATGACCTTCGCGGCGGGTCTGCGCGCTCTTTTGCGGCAGGATCCGGACGTGATAATGGTGGGCGAAATCAGGGACCAGGAGACAGCCGAGCTTGCCGTGCGCGCGGCGCTGACTGGGCATCTTGTGCTTTCCACGCTGCATACGAACGACGCCGCCGGAGCGGTGCCTCGGTTGATAGACATGGGGACGGAGCCGTACCTGCTTGCCTCGGCGTTGTCCTGCGTGGTGGGGCAGAGGCTTGTTCGCAAAATATGCCCGGAATGCAAGAAACTGGTGGAAAAGCCGGAGAAGCTTCTTTTCGGGCTTGATATAAAGCTGCCGGACAATGTGCCGCACACTTTCTATAAGGGAGAGGGGTGCAAGAACTGTTCGGGCACAGGATACCGGGGCCGGGTGGGGATATACGAGGTGATGCATATCACGGAAGATTTCCACAACATGATCGTGTCCAAGGCCGGGGCCAGCGAGATCCGGGCAATGGCCTCGGAGCTTGGCATGAAGACGATGCTAGAAGACGGAGTGCACAAGGCGATTGAAGGACTGACCACCGTGGAGGAAGTGCTGCGGGTGGTGAAATGA
- a CDS encoding prepilin-type N-terminal cleavage/methylation domain-containing protein: MIRRRDGFTLIEMIGVLAVISILAAMVVPKIFDVIADSKATKTAAEVQVYQTAVTKWYKDIGSLQSLVAAGTVSTPDAAFQTALSTNGGTTTTTGLWAKWKGPYIDALSSASVGTSVNINTAAGTATVANNDATGWDLNSNGTAETTTSNQVVALVFGGVAASDFDRVESILDSGDSALTTAQKQARGKVKSDGAGAMYIYLAHN; the protein is encoded by the coding sequence ATGATAAGGCGCAGGGACGGTTTTACACTAATTGAAATGATCGGTGTGCTGGCTGTTATCAGCATACTGGCCGCGATGGTGGTACCGAAAATATTCGACGTGATAGCGGACTCAAAGGCGACCAAGACCGCCGCCGAGGTGCAGGTATATCAGACCGCAGTCACCAAATGGTATAAGGACATCGGATCCCTGCAGAGCCTTGTGGCCGCTGGAACCGTGAGCACGCCGGACGCGGCGTTTCAGACCGCCCTTTCAACAAATGGCGGCACCACTACGACAACCGGCCTTTGGGCCAAGTGGAAAGGGCCGTATATCGACGCGCTTTCTTCCGCGTCGGTGGGCACAAGCGTGAACATAAACACCGCCGCCGGAACGGCCACGGTGGCCAACAACGACGCGACGGGCTGGGACCTGAACAGCAACGGCACGGCCGAGACCACCACGTCCAACCAGGTTGTGGCGCTGGTCTTCGGCGGTGTTGCGGCGTCGGACTTTGACAGGGTGGAGTCCATTCTGGATTCCGGGGACTCCGCTTTGACCACGGCGCAGAAACAGGCGCGCGGCAAAGTGAAGTCTGACGGGGCAGGCGCCATGTATATCTATCTTGCGCACAACTGA